In Sebaldella termitidis ATCC 33386, one DNA window encodes the following:
- a CDS encoding major capsid family protein yields the protein MLNRYNFDPNKVDEKFKVTLDKVLDEKVDEFEARKLIPFSSASDGMDIATDVIIYREWAGKFKAIVSDELINDIPFVNTGEEKKYARTFVITSGYKFTVQDIQLIASGKKDPEREIRTAVNSVADRENDLLLYGDDVLGGRIGLFTVEGKRLYASTLNLATATGIEIVNELVRVSKEFTTGIKGKYEPLIFAVHQDIYYKFLEVYNSDANSDLDSLTVIERKNLFGSIQMVKNLISPTTGEAGAIVLDAKQENYEFKEIIAPRTFEYEIKREIEGGVELKDSEVMAYRPESIMEVTFAGYPA from the coding sequence ATGTTAAATAGATATAATTTTGATCCTAATAAGGTTGATGAAAAATTCAAGGTAACTTTAGACAAAGTTTTGGATGAAAAAGTAGATGAATTTGAAGCAAGAAAACTTATTCCTTTTAGTTCTGCCTCAGACGGCATGGATATAGCTACAGATGTGATTATATACAGAGAATGGGCAGGCAAATTTAAAGCGATCGTATCAGATGAGCTGATAAATGATATTCCTTTCGTAAATACAGGTGAGGAAAAAAAATATGCAAGAACATTTGTTATAACTTCAGGATATAAATTTACAGTACAAGATATCCAACTTATTGCTTCCGGTAAAAAAGATCCTGAAAGAGAAATTAGAACAGCGGTTAACTCTGTGGCTGATAGAGAGAATGATCTTCTATTATATGGTGATGATGTTTTAGGTGGAAGAATAGGTTTATTCACAGTTGAAGGTAAAAGATTGTATGCATCAACTCTTAATTTAGCGACAGCAACTGGAATTGAAATAGTAAATGAATTGGTTAGAGTGAGTAAGGAATTTACTACAGGAATAAAAGGTAAATATGAACCTTTAATATTTGCTGTTCATCAAGATATATATTACAAATTTTTAGAAGTATATAATTCAGATGCAAATAGTGATCTTGATTCTTTGACGGTAATAGAAAGAAAGAATTTATTTGGAAGTATTCAAATGGTTAAAAACTTAATTTCGCCTACTACAGGAGAAGCAGGGGCAATAGTTCTTGATGCTAAGCAAGAAAACTATGAATTTAAAGAAATTATAGCTCCAAGAACATTTGAATATGAAATAAAAAGAGAAATTGAAGGTGGAGTAGAGCTTAAAGATAGTGAAGTAATGGCATATAGACCAGAATCAATTATGGAAGTTACATTTGCTGGATATCCGGCTTAA
- a CDS encoding structural cement protein Gp24 has protein sequence MAVVVNQAGKEAYSTQGTDYRTFYTDVDLIIGTPVQYVSGKEDHVEPYVTGGVFAGIVMHTDHNYVDSNNNKLIQGGSSVKVLRSGNLYVIAGANVTEGARAALDATGKFVVEGASGATAINAFYDETAATDGETIIILQNTVYGG, from the coding sequence ATGGCAGTTGTAGTAAATCAAGCAGGAAAAGAAGCGTACAGTACACAAGGAACTGATTATAGAACTTTTTATACTGATGTAGACTTAATAATCGGAACTCCTGTTCAATATGTGTCAGGAAAGGAAGATCATGTAGAACCATATGTAACAGGTGGAGTATTTGCAGGAATAGTAATGCATACAGATCATAATTATGTTGATTCAAATAATAATAAACTTATACAGGGCGGTTCAAGTGTAAAGGTATTAAGAAGTGGGAATTTATATGTAATTGCTGGTGCTAATGTAACCGAAGGAGCAAGAGCAGCATTAGATGCAACAGGTAAATTCGTTGTAGAAGGTGCATCAGGAGCAACGGCAATCAATGCTTTTTATGACGAAACGGCAGCAACAGACGGAGAAACAATAATAATATTACAAAATACGGTATATGGAGGGTAG
- a CDS encoding DUF2213 domain-containing protein: MIRFNLGEMTHFEVTEEGFLRIKGYMLEADKYMDYYLESNQRIKEKINYQNLFNYNTVKSFEYKTVTLEHPEENGLLTMITNENVSKHKKGTIISVFEEDNKLGAILQVESKDAIDFINQKRASGEDIQLSAGYYANIVQINKDEYIQTNIVGNHVALLSGNGRAGTDIKLIYNYKEDGGNTMKFKWNGKEVDENTIYQEAVRLNQENEKNIKDLKDKTKEFNELKEDYDALLSERNDEEIKLKAQEVLNSEEYEKAKDDTKELMKAVIMNVNPTFNESEDIDEDQLIGVFNFCYESSENSKPDKKTKLNNDGKSEDTTERKKFNSGYFKKFRSKSKEEK, encoded by the coding sequence TTGATAAGATTTAATTTAGGGGAAATGACACATTTCGAAGTAACTGAGGAAGGGTTTTTAAGAATAAAAGGGTACATGTTAGAAGCGGATAAGTATATGGATTATTATTTAGAATCTAATCAGCGTATAAAAGAAAAAATAAATTATCAAAATTTATTTAATTATAATACAGTGAAAAGTTTTGAATATAAAACAGTTACATTGGAACATCCGGAAGAAAATGGTCTTTTAACAATGATAACTAACGAAAATGTAAGTAAGCATAAGAAAGGCACGATTATAAGTGTTTTTGAAGAAGATAACAAGCTTGGGGCAATTTTACAAGTTGAGAGTAAAGATGCAATAGACTTTATCAATCAAAAAAGAGCAAGTGGCGAGGATATACAATTAAGTGCTGGATATTATGCAAATATAGTGCAGATAAACAAAGATGAATATATTCAGACTAATATTGTGGGAAATCATGTGGCTCTTTTAAGTGGAAACGGTCGAGCAGGAACAGATATAAAATTAATTTATAACTATAAAGAAGATGGAGGTAATACAATGAAATTTAAATGGAACGGAAAAGAAGTAGATGAAAATACAATTTATCAGGAAGCAGTGAGGTTGAATCAAGAAAATGAAAAAAATATAAAAGATTTGAAGGATAAGACCAAAGAATTCAATGAATTAAAGGAAGATTATGATGCATTGTTGTCAGAAAGAAATGATGAGGAAATAAAATTAAAAGCACAAGAAGTGTTGAATTCGGAAGAATATGAAAAAGCAAAGGATGATACAAAAGAACTTATGAAAGCGGTAATAATGAATGTAAATCCTACTTTCAATGAATCAGAAGATATTGATGAAGATCAACTAATCGGAGTATTTAATTTTTGTTATGAATCATCTGAAAATTCAAAACCTGACAAAAAAACAAAATTAAATAATGACGGAAAATCAGAAGATACTACAGAAAGAAAAAAATTCAATAGTGGATATTTCAAAAAATTCAGAAGCAAAAGTAAGGAGGAAAAATAA